The Miscanthus floridulus cultivar M001 chromosome 7, ASM1932011v1, whole genome shotgun sequence genome includes a region encoding these proteins:
- the LOC136467238 gene encoding elongation factor Tu, chloroplastic-like — protein sequence MASLASASTSLLFPQASSSRSRVRLSTSLGFSAQPARLRSRAAAAGGQRRGRLLVVRAARGKFERTKPHVNIGTIGHVDHGKTTLTAALTMVLASVGGSAPKKYDEIDAAPEERARGITINTATVEYETDTRHYAHVDCPGHADYVKNMITGAAQMDGAILVVSGADGPMPQTKEHILLAKQVGVPKIVVFLNKKDMVDDEELLELVDLEVRELLSNYEYDGDDVPIIAGSALKALEALMANPALKRGDNEWVDYIFKLVDEVDNYIPVPQRQTDLPFLLAVEDVFSITGRGTVATGRIERGTVKVGDTVDIVGIRDTRTCTVTGVEMFQKTMDDAMAGDNVGLLLRGMQKEDIERGMVLAKPGSITPHTKFEAVVYVLKKEEGGRHSPFFPGYRPQFYMRTTDVTGSVTTIMNDKDEEAKMCMPGDRIKMIVQLIQPVACEQGMRFAIREGGKTVGAGVINKIIE from the coding sequence ATGGCCTCCCTCGCCTCGGCCTCCACCTCACTCCTCTTCCCGCAGGCCTCCTCATCCAGAAGCCGCGTCCGGCTCTCCACCTCCCTGGGCTTCTCCGCGCAGCCGGCGCGGCTGCGgagccgggcggcggcggcgggcgggcagCGGCGCGGGCGCCTGCTGGTGGTGCGCGCGGCGAGGGGCAAGTTCGAGCGCACCAAGCCGCACGTCAACATCGGCACCATCGGCCACGTCGACCACGGCAAGACCACCCTCACCGCCGCGCTCACCATGGTGCTCGCCTCCGTCGGCGGCAGCGCGCCCAAGAAGTACGATGAGATCGACGCCGCCCCCGAGGAGCGCGCCCGCGGCATCACCATCAACACCGCCACCGTCGAGTACGAGACCGATACCCGCCACTACGCGCACGTCGACTGCCCCGGCCACGCCGACTACGTCAAAAACATGATCACCGGCGCCGCGCAGATGGACGGTGCCATCCTCGTCGTCTCCGGCGCCGACGGGCCCATGCCGCAGACCAAAGAGCACATCCTCCTCGCCAAGCAGGTTGGTGTCCCCAAGATCGTTGTTTTCCTCAACAAGAAGGACATGGTCGACGACGAGGAGCTGCTCGAGCTTGTCGACCTCGAGGTCCGCGAGCTGCTCAGCAACTATGAGTACGACGGCGACGACGTGCCAATCATCGCTGGCTCTGCCCTCAAGGCGCTCGAGGCCCTCATGGCCAACCCTGCCCTCAAGCGCGGCGACAATGAGTGGGTGGACTACATCTTCAAATTGGTTGATGAAGTGGATAACTATATTCCAGTCCCACAGCGGCAGACCGACCTCCCGTTCTTGCTCGCTGTTGAGGATGTCTTCTCCATCACCGGTCGTGGTACAGTTGCCACTGGCCGTATTGAGCGTGGCACCGTCAAGGTTGGTGACACAGTCGATATCGTTGGAATCCGGGACACCCGGACCTGCACCGTGACTGGTGTTGAGATGTTCCAGAAGACCATGGATGATGCCATGGCTGGGGACAATGTCGGGCTGCTACTCCGTGGTATGCAGAAGGAAGACATTGAGAGAGGCATGGTGCTGGCAAAGCCTGGCTCTATCACACCGCACACCAAGTTTGAGGCTGTTGTGTACGTGCTTAAGAAGGAAGAGGGTGGCCGGCACTCACCTTTCTTCCCTGGTTACCGCCCACAGTTCTACATGCGGACAACCGACGTGACGGGGAGTGTGACTACGATTATGAATGACAAGGATGAGGAGGCGAAGATGTGCATGCCTGGTGACCGTATCAAGATGATTGTTCAGCTCATCCAGCCTGTTGCTTGTGAGCAGGGTATGAGGTTTGCTATCCGTGAGGGTGGTAAGACTGTTGGTGCCGGTGTCATCAACAAAATCATTGAGTAA